From one Thalassospira sp. ER-Se-21-Dark genomic stretch:
- a CDS encoding type IV secretion system protein: MAWLGRIGKRDNGRKSMIKTTSTHKATVAADPFSFQASHRRLAWMLRLSAGTNIVLGAGVVVLVQTVAHLVPLKETEIALVRTYGPDDRTYVVEPVSKKVEGFEVFLEAQAKRFVLITNEIDPVTQQERQREASRLSDASFWERFKRERIDSGLITEALEKGIEREVRIVSIDPIATLSSDHKYAVDFIQIDHRRGKEISRKNLRAYLTLATRPQNVSEADKYTNPFGVTVLDMVLRERGAS, translated from the coding sequence ATGGCTTGGCTAGGGCGTATCGGCAAACGCGATAACGGGCGCAAGTCGATGATCAAAACCACCTCAACGCACAAAGCCACAGTTGCTGCAGATCCGTTCAGCTTTCAGGCCAGCCATCGCAGGCTCGCCTGGATGCTGCGCCTGTCTGCCGGAACCAACATTGTGCTTGGTGCAGGTGTGGTCGTTCTGGTGCAAACCGTTGCGCATCTCGTACCGCTCAAGGAAACCGAGATTGCCCTGGTCCGGACCTATGGCCCCGATGATCGCACCTACGTTGTCGAACCTGTCAGCAAGAAGGTCGAAGGCTTTGAAGTCTTTCTTGAAGCCCAGGCCAAACGTTTTGTTCTCATCACCAACGAGATTGATCCGGTCACACAGCAAGAACGCCAGCGCGAAGCATCAAGACTTTCTGATGCCAGCTTCTGGGAACGCTTCAAACGCGAGCGGATCGATAGCGGCCTGATCACCGAAGCTCTTGAAAAAGGCATCGAGCGCGAAGTGCGGATCGTCTCCATCGATCCCATCGCCACCTTGTCGTCAGACCATAAATACGCGGTCGATTTCATCCAGATCGACCACCGTCGCGGCAAAGAGATCTCGCGCAAAAACTTGCGCGCCTACCTGACGCTGGCCACCCGTCCGCAAAACGTCTCCGAAGCTGACAAATACACCAATCCTTTTGGCGTCACCGTGCTCGACATGGTGCTTAGAGAAAGAGGCGCGTCATGA
- a CDS encoding ATPase, T2SS/T4P/T4SS family, with product MNALSPNPLFEKILGPLATYYGDLSTVEIRMNRPHRVVTERRGEGKREIEDPALTLAAIERIAISLANQRGLKFNPDDNPKLSCVLPGNHRCEILVGASVRSHLSLAIRCKHPFTPTWEQAGVTPAIRDYLIEKVAGDANMIISGATNTGKTTLLNMLLATIDPARRVLAIEDTPELHIEQFWDGNGLIAAREAGTGSGMVGWREIYDHLMRITPDHILFGEISTQNAFAALAALNSGVTGFMCTIHAESPWQAIHRKFDQNIAWAGETMPRVPEFLAELVDVVVQIKRNTDGWRRITEIWEPRNDRYVLQDGKEVLS from the coding sequence ATGAACGCCCTTTCCCCCAATCCGCTGTTTGAAAAGATCCTTGGGCCTCTGGCCACCTATTACGGCGATCTCTCAACCGTCGAAATCCGCATGAACCGCCCTCACCGCGTCGTGACTGAACGGCGCGGGGAAGGCAAGCGCGAGATCGAAGACCCTGCTCTTACACTGGCCGCCATAGAGCGGATCGCCATCAGCCTCGCCAACCAGCGTGGTCTCAAGTTCAATCCCGATGACAATCCAAAACTCTCCTGCGTTTTGCCGGGCAATCATCGTTGCGAGATCCTCGTCGGTGCATCGGTGCGATCACACCTCAGCCTCGCGATCCGCTGCAAACATCCTTTCACCCCGACCTGGGAACAGGCCGGGGTGACACCGGCCATCCGCGATTATCTGATCGAGAAGGTCGCGGGTGATGCCAACATGATCATCAGCGGGGCAACCAATACCGGCAAAACCACCCTGCTCAACATGTTGCTCGCCACCATCGATCCGGCCCGGCGTGTGCTGGCCATCGAGGATACGCCAGAGCTGCATATCGAACAGTTCTGGGATGGCAATGGCCTGATTGCCGCGCGTGAGGCCGGAACGGGCAGCGGTATGGTTGGCTGGCGCGAGATCTATGATCACCTGATGCGCATCACGCCCGACCACATTCTGTTTGGCGAGATCAGCACCCAGAACGCCTTTGCTGCACTGGCTGCGCTCAATTCCGGGGTCACAGGCTTTATGTGCACCATCCATGCCGAAAGCCCCTGGCAGGCCATTCACCGCAAGTTTGATCAAAACATCGCCTGGGCCGGTGAAACCATGCCGCGTGTGCCGGAGTTTCTGGCCGAGCTGGTCGATGTCGTCGTTCAGATCAAACGCAATACCGATGGCTGGCGACGCATCACCGAGATCTGGGAACCGAGAAATGATCGTTACGTCCTTCAAGACGGCAAGGAGGTGTTGTCATGA
- a CDS encoding TrbI/VirB10 family protein, with the protein MSAFCDVALVLGLTFGGVCAEPVVNEPPTLPADDPSVWALPAPPPPAPVAPAPTMPPIIIKEAKPEPEPAPAPEPLPQPEPVPEPPAPDPYRMALEAAWQHRVSLSSDWGSPAWQSADMAEASGHAVLPGMATPSALDPLDLPVSDNEKADYEGPRRTSTLPVDNSRIITADRYITVILETGINSQVGSDATGTVIVQSARDVYGYHGRNVLIPKGSRLICNYDPPKDMGSSRLSIACERILIAGHRAEIRQLASPIGDIQGRQGAAGEVDRRFWERYGTAFMLTGISTAVRYAAASTKSEESDGEVATAAAEKAAEELSTRFGEISASVLEETLSLQPIITIPQGTRLQIRPATDWYIANVE; encoded by the coding sequence ATGAGTGCATTTTGTGATGTTGCACTGGTGCTGGGCCTGACCTTTGGGGGTGTATGTGCCGAACCGGTCGTCAATGAACCGCCAACCCTTCCAGCTGATGATCCATCAGTCTGGGCCCTTCCAGCCCCGCCACCACCAGCACCAGTTGCCCCTGCCCCAACTATGCCGCCGATCATCATCAAGGAAGCCAAACCGGAACCAGAGCCAGCCCCGGCTCCCGAGCCTCTGCCGCAACCTGAACCTGTTCCTGAACCGCCCGCGCCGGATCCCTATCGCATGGCATTGGAGGCTGCCTGGCAACATCGCGTTTCCTTGTCGTCAGACTGGGGTTCTCCAGCCTGGCAGTCTGCTGACATGGCCGAGGCTTCGGGCCATGCTGTCCTGCCTGGTATGGCAACCCCTTCTGCACTTGATCCGCTCGATCTGCCGGTCAGTGATAACGAGAAAGCCGATTATGAAGGTCCGCGCCGGACGTCCACGCTTCCGGTCGATAACAGCCGGATCATTACGGCGGACCGCTATATCACCGTGATCCTTGAAACCGGGATTAACAGTCAGGTTGGCAGTGATGCAACTGGAACCGTCATCGTCCAGTCGGCGCGTGATGTTTATGGCTATCACGGGCGCAATGTTCTGATCCCCAAAGGGTCCCGACTGATCTGCAATTATGATCCACCCAAGGACATGGGCAGCTCGCGCCTGTCGATTGCCTGTGAACGGATCCTGATTGCCGGACACCGTGCCGAAATCCGCCAGCTCGCCTCCCCCATCGGAGACATTCAAGGCCGCCAAGGGGCTGCTGGCGAAGTGGACCGCCGTTTCTGGGAACGCTATGGCACCGCCTTCATGCTGACCGGCATTTCGACGGCTGTGCGCTATGCCGCGGCCTCAACAAAATCCGAAGAAAGCGACGGCGAAGTCGCAACTGCGGCGGCTGAAAAAGCAGCCGAAGAACTCTCGACCCGCTTTGGCGAGATCAGCGCCAGCGTCCTTGAAGAGACGCTTTCACTGCAACCCATCATCACCATCCCGCAAGGCACCCGCCTTCAGATCCGTCCGGCAACGGACTGGTACATTGCAAATGTGGAGTAG
- a CDS encoding TrbG/VirB9 family P-type conjugative transfer protein codes for MKRLTNLVFHLVFGSLILAVLILGYKQANAQTAARPPMPGQSQQPFSGAQITPQQSAPTMPVPESVVDQARDQNEGYFNAMSRPRTSGQVQDVWDDADPSDAVYATDLCNDCTYKIRTREFMVTVLELPRGEIIEAVDLGDDGGFSVKPRGERRLAVRPSGYGYDTSLVVYGKSGAVYPFYLRAESFNSVNVPDLIVRIEGSVQIESDPAVAGFDDNGKASLPAMSVPGLGNKFAAIDTAIAGLSDSNPGTPEGDFVAQSPFDPNALHGWGEYDLWGDETLRPETVFRDDHFTYIRFGKRWKDIELPTAYVVVDGIDELVNTRVQGETYIIESTRPLITLKSGKSFLCIEYTGEGA; via the coding sequence ATGAAACGCCTGACCAATCTTGTTTTCCATCTCGTCTTTGGCAGCCTCATTCTGGCGGTCCTCATTCTTGGCTATAAGCAGGCCAATGCGCAGACCGCCGCACGCCCACCTATGCCGGGGCAATCGCAACAACCGTTTTCTGGTGCGCAAATCACCCCGCAACAATCCGCACCAACCATGCCGGTGCCCGAGAGCGTGGTCGATCAGGCCCGCGATCAGAATGAGGGCTACTTCAACGCAATGAGCCGTCCGCGTACCAGCGGCCAGGTTCAGGATGTCTGGGATGATGCAGACCCGAGTGACGCGGTTTATGCGACCGATCTGTGTAATGATTGCACTTACAAGATCCGCACCCGCGAGTTCATGGTCACTGTGCTTGAACTGCCGCGCGGTGAGATCATCGAAGCTGTCGATCTGGGGGATGATGGCGGGTTTTCTGTCAAACCACGCGGTGAACGTCGTTTGGCGGTGCGCCCCAGCGGATACGGTTATGACACCTCACTTGTCGTCTATGGCAAATCAGGTGCTGTTTATCCGTTTTATCTAAGGGCCGAGAGCTTCAACTCGGTCAATGTGCCCGATCTGATCGTGCGGATTGAAGGATCCGTTCAAATCGAAAGCGATCCGGCGGTTGCTGGCTTTGACGACAACGGTAAAGCCAGCCTTCCGGCGATGTCTGTTCCAGGGCTTGGCAACAAGTTTGCCGCTATCGATACTGCGATTGCCGGACTGAGTGACTCCAATCCGGGCACGCCTGAAGGCGACTTTGTCGCGCAATCCCCGTTTGACCCGAACGCCCTGCATGGGTGGGGTGAGTATGATCTCTGGGGCGATGAAACACTGCGCCCGGAGACAGTATTTCGGGATGACCACTTCACCTATATCCGCTTTGGCAAGCGCTGGAAGGATATCGAACTGCCGACTGCCTATGTGGTGGTCGATGGCATAGATGAGCTGGTCAATACCCGTGTGCAGGGTGAGACCTACATCATCGAAAGCACCCGTCCGCTGATCACGCTCAAAAGCGGCAAGAGCTTCCTCTGTATTGAATATACCGGGGAAGGCGCATGA
- a CDS encoding type IV secretory system conjugative DNA transfer family protein — protein sequence MTAFYRLTLPVILIAMIAAILWQWQLAVGFDALDLRWWQWSLEAATHSAGLPDEMLYPALWIGITGLLSMFGVLALATRANNSTLKGNRKGDELHGSARWAKLKDLKKARLFRKDGVVVGGWPSWFGRIRELRHDGPEHVLVWAPTRTGKGVSLILPTLLSWRESILCLDIKGENFAKTGGWLASIGHKVLRFEPSASTGSARFNPLAEVRIDTEQDIADCQNIAAMIIDPDGQGMKDYWRQEGYGWLSVVLLHVIYRVRRDEHRTACFDDVNTFLSGITGDGDAEESDDNFEHILAEMASFDHGKSHVNKEVRRGANSMMIKAPQERSGVHSTAKTQLTVFADPIIARNTATSDFRLHDLMNGDAPMALFLVVSPADKDRLRPLLRIILNLFMRRLTERMAFGAGQTLAGYKHRLLLMLDEFTSIGKLEIFEESLAFMAGYGLKAMIIVQNTEQLFKHYGRDESIMANCKIRVAFTPNKLETAKLLSDMTGKATIVQKRRSRSGRMGDLGSVSDNLAETSRPLLTPDECMRLQIIDTEGRKPVPGDALIFVAGLPPILGRQKLYFLDRELSRRSKMTPPQMAFSSTPSASHKGTKS from the coding sequence ATGACAGCTTTTTACCGTCTGACACTTCCGGTCATCCTGATTGCAATGATCGCCGCCATTCTCTGGCAATGGCAACTCGCCGTCGGGTTTGACGCGCTTGATCTGCGCTGGTGGCAATGGTCGCTTGAGGCCGCCACCCATTCGGCGGGCCTTCCCGATGAAATGCTGTATCCGGCCCTTTGGATTGGCATCACCGGATTGCTTTCCATGTTTGGTGTTCTGGCACTTGCCACACGGGCCAATAACAGCACGCTTAAAGGCAACCGCAAGGGCGATGAACTGCATGGTTCCGCCCGCTGGGCAAAGCTCAAGGACCTCAAGAAAGCACGACTGTTTCGCAAAGACGGCGTGGTTGTTGGCGGTTGGCCATCATGGTTTGGCCGGATCCGCGAATTGCGCCATGACGGGCCGGAGCATGTTCTGGTCTGGGCACCAACCCGCACGGGCAAAGGCGTGAGCCTGATCCTGCCCACCCTGCTCAGTTGGCGCGAAAGCATTCTTTGTCTTGATATCAAGGGCGAGAACTTTGCCAAGACCGGCGGCTGGCTTGCCAGCATCGGGCACAAGGTCTTGCGCTTTGAGCCCTCCGCCAGCACTGGCTCGGCCCGCTTCAACCCGCTGGCCGAAGTGCGCATTGATACCGAACAGGACATCGCCGACTGCCAGAACATCGCAGCCATGATCATCGATCCCGATGGCCAGGGCATGAAGGATTACTGGCGACAGGAAGGTTATGGCTGGCTTTCGGTCGTGTTGCTTCATGTCATCTATCGGGTGCGGCGTGATGAACACCGTACGGCCTGTTTTGATGATGTGAATACCTTTCTCTCGGGCATTACCGGCGACGGCGACGCGGAAGAAAGCGACGATAATTTCGAGCATATTCTTGCCGAAATGGCGTCCTTTGATCATGGCAAATCCCATGTGAACAAGGAAGTTCGGCGCGGGGCCAACAGTATGATGATCAAGGCCCCGCAGGAACGCTCTGGCGTGCATTCAACCGCCAAAACGCAGCTGACCGTCTTTGCCGATCCGATCATCGCACGCAATACCGCGACCAGTGACTTCCGCCTGCATGATCTGATGAATGGCGATGCGCCAATGGCATTGTTCCTTGTCGTTTCACCTGCAGACAAGGATCGCTTGCGGCCCCTGCTGCGCATCATCCTCAATCTCTTTATGCGTCGTCTGACGGAACGCATGGCGTTTGGGGCTGGCCAGACGCTCGCCGGATACAAGCACCGTCTGCTTTTGATGCTCGATGAGTTCACCTCCATCGGCAAGCTGGAGATCTTCGAGGAATCGCTCGCCTTCATGGCAGGCTATGGCCTCAAGGCGATGATCATCGTCCAGAACACCGAACAGCTCTTCAAGCATTACGGTCGTGATGAATCGATCATGGCCAACTGCAAGATCCGGGTCGCCTTCACGCCAAACAAACTCGAAACCGCCAAGCTGCTCTCGGACATGACCGGTAAGGCAACCATCGTTCAGAAACGCAGGTCACGCTCTGGACGAATGGGCGACCTCGGGTCTGTCTCGGACAATCTGGCCGAAACCTCCCGCCCGCTTCTCACCCCTGATGAATGCATGCGCCTGCAGATCATTGATACCGAGGGCCGCAAACCAGTCCCCGGCGATGCGCTGATCTTTGTCGCCGGTCTGCCGCCCATCCTTGGCCGTCAAAAGCTCTATTTCCTGGATCGCGAACTGTCTCGTCGTTCGAAAATGACGCCACCCCAAATGGCGTTCTCTTCCACGCCCTCTGCATCTCACAAAGGAACCAAATCATGA